AAATGATTGATAAATaaactgctgctcctgggcacGGCGCTAGATGGCGTGGCTGCCCCGCGGTGGGTGTGGATCTATGTGtaatatgtgtgtatgtataatGTGTATATATGTTTAAGGTGtacatatgtatgtgtgtacGTGTATAACGTGTATATATGTACCACATGTATGTGTATATGGCAATATGTACGTGTGTAAGTGTATAATGTGTACATATGTTTAAGGTGTATGTGTACATATGTATAATAGATATGTGTACATTTGTGTAATGTGTAGACATGTATAATGTGTACGTGTATATATGTACCAcatgtatgtgtatatgtgCAATATGTATGTGGGTATATGTATGATGTGTGTAACAAAGCCACCCAGACCACACAAGGCACACTTTGAAGACAGCTGAAGAAATGCACAGCTCAACTAGGAGACCtggcttgcctttttttttttttttttttaaactcagagCTATAGTTACACGTCAGTGATTTAATAGTCGGATTGTTCTTTTGATAAGCAGCACGTGAAATTGAGGTACCTCTTCCACCTCCTTCTGCTACCTGCCACACTTTACAGAAAGGTGAAAATGTCTCCAAGTGTTCACTCTGTGGCTGAAAAGAATAGCTGAAAAGGACTATTGCTAATGGTACAGCACAGCCTGTTTTATGCTATCTCTGCgtgctttatttccttttgacAGCTATGCAGCATGTAGAAGTTAACGATTCACAGAGTGGACCTAGTCAGTGAAAACTGTACAAAACTGTTTCTACTTCCCAGAAGAGTCCCACAGAAAAGCTCCCCAGATTGTCAGAATTTATCAATTCAGACTGATTGCTGGCTTACATTAATCACAATAGGGTAAAAATTTATCCATGTAGGAATCTAAGTTCTAGCCTTCTTTACTTACTGGTGAAACAAAGTTTAGTAACATATCACTTAAAATAACGGCAAGAGATGTACCCTGTTTCGGCTACGagtcctctgctgcaggaggtaACACGATAAAAAGATATTGCCTGTCATCTTCTAAGCAAGTGCCAAGTGGAAGCCACTACTAAATTAGTTATCTAATCCGATGCTTGGATTTGTGCAATTTGAAATCCTaattaaagaaggaaacaaactAGAACAATTTGGATCTCTAAAAAATAGAGTTTGTATGTTAGATCCGCAGTTGTAGAATCCAGACAATATATCTTAAAAATACCAGCAGTTTATTTGCAATTAAGAAGTACACAGCTCTAAGGTACGTCAAGTTTATGCTCAAGACAGGCACTTGTAGGATCAGAGTTCTTGTGCTGTTTGCGCTTTCCTTTTTACAAACTACAGATGCAAGTCATGATTTCTAATCCTGTGAAGCATTATAAACTGACTTTTACAGTTACAGTCACACTTATAATTGTTTCCACAGCTTCCACCTGCCCTCAAAATCTCCCCACATGCTGATatgataaatttaaaaaacatatgGTAGTAAGCAGGACAAGTTTTTCAGCTCCACAAGCCAAAAACCTTTGCCCTTCAAGGTCTTACTGTCTGCTTGGTGACTACTCCACTGCCAGAAAGTCATGTCTGACACCTTGCAGTTGGCTGTGGACAGTCTCTGATATTAAAAAGTTGAAACCAGCCAAGCCGATAGAAAATCCAATTTTAGATCAATTAAACATCAAGTTAGAAACTCCTGATCATTTCATGCAATCAACAAGATGTATGCCCTGAAACATTACCATAATTTAACAACAATGTTCAGTGGTCACAATGAGGAAAAGATCACACAGTTAAAATTTGTAAGAGTATCTGACAGACTGCTGGAGTGAATTACAGACTTTGAGTAATGTGTGCCTATTTACTCTTGAAACAGCTTGGTGATTTTAGACAGGCCAGATAAAAATTTCTATTCTCGTCTTGACAAAATCCCTCCTCACATAATTTATTCCCTACATTTTACACTATGCAATTCTagtttctaaaaaaacccaaatattttaagagaTGACATAACCCACATGGAGTAGAGATAAAAGTCAGCACGTAAGttatgtatttttcttacttAAGTTTTTAAACAATTGTCAGATTCATGTCTTTCACACTCTTTTCTGCATCTTGAGAACACACCAGTGTATATAAAAAGTTTCCTTTCACagttttaatcttttctttccttgataTTTTTGACCAGCCTTCAGTTCTGTCAAGTTCATTCAGGATTTTGCAACCAAACCTAATTTTGTTACACCACTTGctactttaaaattttgctgattttatGAAAAACCACTAAAACTCTAAACAACCCTTTTTGTAAATCATGTGCTGAAGCATCTCATTATTAAAAACTGCTGTTATCTGTGACTCAGTTATTTCAGAGCTGTTTAATATTTCAAGTCTTGAAATTTTTTCTGTCAAATTGTAAGTGGATCCTGTTGAACTGACCCCATCTGATATCTTATTATCTTGCGGAAGTGTTTGTTCTAAAATGTTAGAGGTTTGTGTCTCTTCCAgaagttgcttttctttaagTGATGGTTTATTGATCTGAAATCATCAGTGGTAAGTCAGCTCATCAAGAGAAAACTTCAGTCACAAAGCAGCCCCTGAGCCTGCTTCATGTGTCTGAATCATGCTGGCACCACCACCTCACCACTTTTATGGTTCTGGATGACTGCTAGGCTGACCTGTTACAGGTGAGCGCCTCACTCGGTGAGGACTCCCTAAAACTCCTCCGAGTCATGAAAATTTAAGTCTATGTATTAGTAATCTACCTACTTCTGCTAGTGGCTCTTTCTAGGGCTTTATAGCATAAAGGTGTCACTTCTCTGAGTTTCCCCCATTCTTAATCTCAGTGTTGATGCATCCGGAGGGCTTAACACAGCAGCATACATGGCAGTTCATCATGGTACAAAGCAGCAAATGTGGCTGTGGCTTACTCCCACAGAGGGAGGCAGAAGACTTTAAAAAGCTACTTAACAATGAAGAAATTTAACCACACTGTGACGATGTATATATAAGTGgttatttgggtttgtttttttagaaaaaggttccttttatttttagtcaTCCATCTAAATGGACTGAGAGTCTCTTACATCATTTTAGATAGAGAAAATATGTACTGCTTTAGCAGGTAAAAGCTAACTTATGTGAACATTCCCAAGGTAACACTCTGCCTTTGTATGAAGTGAAATCAAGGTCTGGGAGAGCTGTACAACTTTAGCACCTGCACCTTCGCATATTTCTGCTATATGCAAGTTTTTCACTAGCTACTGTTTAAATAATAAACCTTTTGCCCCACCCAGGTTCATTAATTTTAACTCTCAACAATCCAGTTCCCTTTCTGGTAAACCCTCCCTCTtggttcccccccccccttttttttttttttaaatattaggTAAAAGACTGCCTAGGTTCAAATGGATATAaactatttcattttgctttcacatTCAGACTTCTCAGCATTCCTCtagctgctttgctgcaggatAAAGCTTGGCTTGTTTTCTGAAATTGCTTAAGTCCATCACATCATGACACTGTATTTAATTTAGAGAACCCGTTCTCTACATTTACCAGCATCTCTTTTGAAAAGGCAATATTGTTCTTTTGTGAAGTAGCTGTTTTGATACTAGATTAATCAAATCGAGTACTGTCACCCCTCAGTACTTGTCAGGGCTTTGGCCACCTGGTGCATCCCAGTGCAACAAGTCAGCTTACCCCTGCCGTTTCTGGAGCTGGACTGCAGGGCAGGCTGGCACAGTTCTTCTGTCTAAGGCATGTGCTCCTCCCGGGGACACCCTGTGCGCAGCTTAGACAGCACCTCTCGACCTCCTTCGGATGTCAGGCAATGAATACATGGCACCGTGGTTGGTCGTGCCTCGGCACCACACAAAGTGACAACACCGAAAGACAGGAGATGGCCTCTGGTAACGGCAGGGaccctggtgctgcagcacagccacacttCACTAGCTCCCGTTTATGTCAGTAATGTGGCAGCCCTGGCCCAACCCTTGTGATTACAGCTCCTCTGAGTGGGGGGGGACAGACTCACCGACAGCTGAGTCCTGTTCACATGCACTTCTCTAAACTTCCTTATAGGGATATACACCTGCCTCTCCAGCTGGCCAGATCTATTTGACATACATTGCACTCCCTCTCTATGACAGAGGGATCATCCTACTGACGAGAAACCTCCTTAAAAAAGTCCTTCTAAAAGCACCTTCTGTCTCACAGCCACTGCTTGAGTCCCTACACTGCGTTTTGGAAGATGGCAAATAAGGCAAGCCAACTATTTGTTTAATGTCTCTGAGCCAGAGTAGAACAGGATTTTGACAAGCTTTATTATGGCAGTTGGCAAGCAAGAACTAAGCCTCTAGCTGGTggatctggggtttttttgtctttcctgagGATAAGgtggagaacagaaaaaagtgGATCCTGTGTGTTCAGTTCAATGACACTAATTGTATCAGCCATTTCAGAAAATGAGCAAATGGTTAGCTGTAATGTTGTTTGACATTTCAGCATGATCTCAAGGTTTATGTGGGCCAGATTCTTCTAAGGCTCATTTCACTGAGCAACACACTGACAGGTGGTTCCACTGAGTTCACTCCTCCCACTGTGTGGGGATCTTCTGGAAGGATGCCTGTGTGGGATCTACCACAGAGATAGTGCATGAATACCTGAGGAGTGGAAGCTTAGCTCAGGTTTTGGTTGTGAAGAACTCTGTATGTTGCTAGTGCCACGTGAACACAACCCTGTCCTCCTTTTGCACATCAGGGACTGTTGCACCCTTCAGCAACAgcatgcacatttttaaaacacactAAACAGCCAGAAATGCAGGCCAGATCCAAACTTCACTtatcacaaattaattttacaggTGAACTTTAAAGTGCATTTAGCTCTCAGTAGGACTTTGCTACGTGGATTCCAGTTGAACAATTATTGAGAAATTTTGGTGCTCTATTTTAACTAAGCAAAGAAGTCTAGGTCTTGGGATAAGCAGGTTTCTTTTTGTGGAAATGTAAATCTACTAACTTTCTCTTACCATGCATGTATGCTAACAGCCTTTGAATTATTTCAATAGTTTGTGACACCAACTATAGGTGCCACAAATAAGCACCTATTCCAACAGGAATCTGTTTGACAAACACAGACTAGGAGGAGAAAAGACTGCAGTAAGGGTGATGGAACAGAAGAAAGGTTGCATGATGTTACTCACCACCAGAGGAATGGAGCAGATGACCACGACCAGGGAAGTGGCAATGAGCAGAATAACCATCTGGATTTCTGCTCCAGCCATCCGACGGAAACTCCGGCGTCTGCGAAAGTCAGATAAACGGCTGGAGGTGGTGTCTGTCCCCAAGGACGTGCGTCGCATGAACTGTCGGTGCATGCGAATGAGGGCCACGCACACCAGGATGTTGCAGATCACGGTCACCAGGATCAGGAAGGAGCTGAAGCCCGCGTACATATAGGAATATGCTGCATGGGTGGATACGTTTGTTCGCCAGTCTATGAAACACCAAGTGTAAGGGTACTGCAAAGTAGATTTGCCGAGCCCCATGCTGGGGAGGGCGCAGAACAGCACGTTGGAAGCGTAGATGGCAAAGAGCGTGAGCCCTGCCAGCTTCTTGTCTACGTAATGGTTGTAGAAATAGGCATGGTTGATGGCCAGGTACCTCTCTATAGACATGGCACAGATAATGCTGAGGCCAGACAGCCcaaagaagaggaggatgaaggaGCTGTACTCACACagtgcagctcctcctggccaTTGGTTCTGCAGGTAAGTGGCAATTGTGACTGGACTCACCAGGCAGGTCCCCAAGAGATCTGTGACTGCCAGTCCACAGACCAGCGTGTAGAAAGTGGtctccttctgctccttcctggACTTGCACAGCACCACGATGGCTATGAGGTTGCCCACCACGCCGAAGATGAACATGACAGTGGGGATGGTGGGGGGCTTCCCGCCTTCGGCCCCGCTGGCAGTCCCGTTGGCGGAGCCGTTCGCAGGTGGCATGATGGTGGGGTCGAATGACATGATAACCACGCTGCAGCCGGCGAGTTGGGAGACGGCAAGATCGGGTCCgaaaaggaaaagctcagtGAGGGGAGACGGTTGTACTGTGCGAAAGTAAAAATTCAAATGGGCgagaagttattaaaaaaaaaaaaaaaaaaaaaaaaagtggtgtatttcaattaaagaaagaaagaaaaaaagtcctaaAATGGAGCCGAACCGGGGTGCCGTCTGTCAGCCACCGACCGCAGCCGGGGGAACCGGGGCTGCCTCTTCCTGCCGCAGCGCTCCGCGCCCAGCCCGGAGGGGGATCGGGGCGGCCCGAGCCGAGCGGAGCCGCCTCACCGCCTCTCGCACCGACGCCGCGGAGGGCTCAGCGCGGCGCTGGGGCGGCGGCTCCAGGTGCCCCCGGGGGCGGCGTGAGAAGGTGCCGGAGCGCGGTGGCCGCGGCTCATTCCCCGCCGCCGGCTGGCGGTGCGGAGCTGCGCAGAGCGGTGCGGGCCGTGCGGGGCGCGGGCGCCGTCTCAGTCCCCGCGGCGCTCCCGCCGAGTTTCGCCGCGGagggcgggggcggcccgggcCGCTCCGCCGCTGCTCCCCGCCCTCTCGCCCCATTGGCCGCGCCGGGCAGGGCAGGTTGCGCGGGCGGGtgcgggcgggggccgggcggccGCCGGGGGCGGTGGGGGCACCTGTGCGTGCGGCGCGGCCTCCGCGGCACGGGCCCGGCGAGCGGGAGCGCGGGCTGCTCGCACCGAAGGGGTCGTTGAGCTGGGCTGTCGCTGCCCGGCCCGCCGTGCTCCAGCGTAGGAGCCGGGGAGGGGTCCCGCTCTCCGTGTGCCGGGCCGAGCCCGTGTcacccccgcgccccgccgggccgcgATCACAGAGAGGGGCGCGGCGGGGTGACGCCGCAGGGGACGGCCCGCAGCCGATGCTCTGGCATCAGGGCAGCATGACCGGAGGGTCCCGCTGCCAAAGGGAAGATCTGTTTCTGGCCTCTGTTAGTGCGGGTACCGAGCACAGGAAGGGTGTGTGTACGTTCAAGGGATGCATTTGTATGTTTGTTCCAAGAACTTGTTCGGTCTTGACTGTGAGGCGATCACGTGTGAATTGGAAGTAGGGTTACACTTGTTGGCAAAGCCCTACGATTACAGTCAGTCTTATCTGGGCTGGTGGAAGCACAGCGGTCACTTTATGCAGTGCCTGTGTGCAGCTTTCACCCAAGCGGTGATGGTGGTGATGTCGTCCCTAGTCCAGAAATGTCTATACAAGACCTGCGACCACAAGTATGCCCATGGGTGTTTCTGTGCTAGTGATCTGTGCTGTCGCTTCTGGCTCAGGAACGAAGCTTCACATTGTCATGCTGGATTTCACACCCAGATCCAGCTGGTCTATTGCCCTTTCTTGTACACTTGGTGACATTTGTGGTTATAAAGAACACAAAACCTCTGTCCCAAAGCATGACATTTATATCCTTATAAGAATCTCTTCTCTGGGACAGAGGCAAAACATATTATAAAAGTCTATTATTTGTCTGTCTTAATTACCgtcttccctcttttttttttctttcaagcctATGAAAATCATGACTGTGGACTTGCTATCAGTAAAGTCATGATAACATCAGGATATACTGATGACAAAAGTACTGACAGAACAAAATATATGAGGACAAGTTTCTACTGTAGGAAAGAACAAAGAGTTTCAGTTTTCAGTACTGTGTGGGcagacatgaagaaaaaaaccctgttttttATTTGATCCGCTTTTTAGTGTTATTATCTAACTGctttg
This sequence is a window from Corvus moneduloides isolate bCorMon1 chromosome Z, bCorMon1.pri, whole genome shotgun sequence. Protein-coding genes within it:
- the PTGER4 gene encoding prostaglandin E2 receptor EP4 subtype is translated as MSFDPTIMPPANGSANGTASGAEGGKPPTIPTVMFIFGVVGNLIAIVVLCKSRKEQKETTFYTLVCGLAVTDLLGTCLVSPVTIATYLQNQWPGGAALCEYSSFILLFFGLSGLSIICAMSIERYLAINHAYFYNHYVDKKLAGLTLFAIYASNVLFCALPSMGLGKSTLQYPYTWCFIDWRTNVSTHAAYSYMYAGFSSFLILVTVICNILVCVALIRMHRQFMRRTSLGTDTTSSRLSDFRRRRSFRRMAGAEIQMVILLIATSLVVVICSIPLVVRVFVNQLYQPESVQDVRQNPDLQAIRIASVNPILDPWIYILLRKTVLSKAIEKIKCLFCRIGGARRQHSGGNFNCVDGRRTSSAMSSQSPSFISRELREISSTSQTLLYPPELSESSVGGRVLLPGPSASPAQSDTTSVRTLRSSDTSDSSQGQDSESAFLVNEISSGGGASSASKSGPLQVTFPTETLNLSEKCI